A genome region from Buchnera aphidicola (Cinara splendens) includes the following:
- the recD gene encoding exodeoxyribonuclease V subunit alpha: MIPQNKKKFFRIINSAKNNNKILCINFYFCFNKNFANIAPEVILVMLFLSQSLYSGHTCIPIKIFKKNKLFSQKNDLFFKLFQLVSEDNGNWFDIVINSNVCSNGVHKTPLVLERKYLYIYKYWYSETKIIEFIYHQSSKFNTKNIQKYKKLIKKHCLKHIDCNQAIAIQKALLNKICFIIGGPGTGKTSILAYLVLVLIKNTKKKINIHLSASTGKATAKLTQSIYYILNKKKMNKNEKLSYPKIGVTLHSLFNIQKKNNQCNDHYIKSYEKIDVLIIDECSMIDLNMMDIIVTNIKKKTKIIFVGDVNQLSPIENGSVLKEICNIEYQRSYKNTQLKQLNNINNQEQKRQYISILKKKYRFIKNSGLNNLINLLEKKKYFNISNFYKKKYPDIICKSLQTQSKYFNMLKKIKKYYKKYIKFLKKKSSPKKIIQKFNKYQILCSVKKGIYGTKKINKYLDQCFYYKKQKNKRKKNFFYHGKPLLIKKNNTSLKLMNGDIGICLIVNNKINVYFILPNQKIHVVDPYILFNYDTAWCITIHKSQGSEYSSVQVIIPNNLYSILSKELFYTAITRAKKKITIYANKDIIKFMIRNQKKRYSGLSRKIL; encoded by the coding sequence ATGATACCCCAAAATAAAAAAAAATTTTTTAGAATAATTAACAGCGCAAAAAATAATAATAAAATTCTTTGTATAAACTTTTATTTTTGTTTTAATAAAAATTTCGCAAACATTGCTCCAGAAGTAATATTAGTGATGTTATTTTTAAGTCAATCATTATATTCAGGACATACATGTATACCGATAAAAATATTTAAAAAAAACAAATTATTTTCCCAAAAAAATGATTTATTTTTTAAATTATTTCAACTAGTAAGTGAGGATAACGGGAACTGGTTTGATATTGTTATCAATAGTAATGTATGTAGTAATGGAGTACATAAAACTCCTTTAGTTTTAGAAAGAAAATATTTATATATATATAAATATTGGTATTCTGAAACAAAAATAATTGAATTTATTTACCATCAAAGTTCAAAATTCAATACCAAAAATATACAAAAATACAAAAAACTAATAAAAAAACATTGTTTAAAACACATTGATTGTAATCAAGCAATAGCTATTCAAAAAGCATTATTAAATAAAATATGTTTTATTATTGGAGGACCGGGAACAGGAAAAACTAGTATATTAGCATATTTAGTTTTAGTTTTAATTAAAAATACTAAAAAAAAAATTAATATTCATTTATCAGCATCAACTGGAAAAGCTACTGCTAAATTAACTCAATCAATATATTATATTTTAAATAAAAAAAAAATGAATAAAAATGAAAAACTCTCATATCCTAAAATCGGAGTCACTCTTCATAGTTTATTTAATATTCAAAAAAAAAATAATCAATGTAACGATCATTACATTAAATCATATGAAAAAATAGACGTATTAATTATAGATGAATGCTCTATGATAGATTTAAATATGATGGATATTATTGTTACTAATATAAAAAAAAAAACAAAAATAATATTTGTAGGAGATGTTAATCAATTATCTCCTATAGAAAACGGATCTGTTTTAAAAGAAATATGTAATATAGAATATCAAAGATCATATAAAAATACACAGTTAAAACAATTGAATAATATAAATAATCAAGAACAGAAAAGACAATATATTTCTATTTTAAAAAAAAAATATAGATTTATTAAAAATTCAGGACTAAATAATCTTATTAATTTATTGGAAAAAAAAAAATATTTCAATATATCAAATTTTTACAAAAAAAAATATCCAGACATTATATGTAAATCATTACAAACACAATCTAAATATTTTAATATGTTGAAAAAAATAAAAAAATATTATAAAAAATATATAAAATTTTTAAAAAAAAAATCTAGTCCTAAAAAAATAATCCAAAAATTTAATAAATATCAAATTCTATGTTCAGTAAAAAAAGGAATATACGGAACAAAAAAAATAAACAAATACTTAGACCAATGTTTTTATTATAAAAAACAAAAAAATAAAAGAAAAAAAAATTTTTTTTATCACGGAAAACCACTATTAATTAAAAAAAATAATACTTCTTTAAAACTAATGAATGGAGATATTGGAATTTGTTTGATCGTAAATAATAAAATTAACGTATATTTTATTCTTCCAAACCAAAAAATTCATGTAGTTGATCCATATATTCTATTCAATTACGATACTGCATGGTGTATAACTATCCATAAATCTCAAGGATCAGAGTACTCTTCTGTACAAGTTATTATTCCCAATAATTTATATTCAATACTATCTAAAGAATTATTTTATACTGCCATTACTCGAGCAAAAAAAAAAATTACTATATACGCTAATAAAGACATAATAAAATTTATGATAAGAAATCAAAAAAAAAGATATTCTGGATTAAGTAGAAAAATTTTATAA
- the nusB gene encoding transcription antitermination factor NusB: protein MNPSKRRKARELAIQAIYAWQISKNIVISEITKYVVHHNKKCSLDIEYFNQVVSGVIKNVHYLDNIIKLHISQTNIRINPVEQSILRLSAHEIIQRIDIPYKVIINEGIELAKIFGSSKSHKFVNGVLDKIIYEKNKIKTIQQYKK, encoded by the coding sequence ATGAATCCTTCAAAAAGAAGAAAAGCAAGAGAACTAGCCATTCAAGCAATTTATGCATGGCAAATTTCTAAAAATATTGTCATATCAGAAATTACGAAATATGTTGTTCATCACAATAAAAAATGTTCATTGGATATAGAGTACTTTAATCAAGTAGTTTCCGGAGTTATTAAAAATGTTCACTATTTAGATAATATTATCAAATTACATATATCTCAAACAAACATCAGAATAAATCCAGTTGAACAATCGATATTAAGATTATCTGCTCATGAAATTATACAACGTATAGATATTCCATACAAAGTAATTATCAATGAAGGAATAGAATTAGCAAAAATATTTGGATCAAGTAAAAGTCATAAATTTGTTAATGGTGTTTTAGATAAAATTATCTATGAAAAAAATAAAATTAAAACTATCCAACAATATAAAAAATAA